In Streptomyces chartreusis NRRL 3882, the following are encoded in one genomic region:
- the ppk2 gene encoding polyphosphate kinase 2 produces the protein MNAEDAEDANRLLDGLTVDASRREQPIVLDEDGRPIRTWRENHPYDHKVRRKEYERTKRILQIELLKLQRWVKDTGARLVVVCEGRDAAGKGGTIQRLTERLNPRGARVVALDKPTEREMGQWYFQRYIAHLPTAGEIVFFDRSWYNRAGVERVMGYCSKDEYELFLDQCPAFERMLVDDGVLLVKFWFSVSRSEQRTRFAIRQVDPVRQWKLSPTDLASLDRWDDYTEAKVDMFRATDTAYAPWTVVKSNDKRRARLETMRSLLSRIDYASKDREAVGTPDPLIVGAADTLLEPGEEDTALSPTPLSSGADGPGKHPEHPGTD, from the coding sequence ATGAACGCCGAAGACGCCGAAGACGCGAACAGGTTGCTGGACGGGCTGACCGTGGATGCCAGTCGGCGAGAGCAGCCGATCGTGCTGGACGAGGACGGACGTCCCATCCGGACCTGGCGGGAGAACCATCCGTACGACCACAAGGTCCGCCGCAAGGAGTACGAGCGGACCAAGCGCATCCTGCAGATCGAGCTGCTCAAGCTCCAGCGGTGGGTCAAGGACACCGGCGCCCGTCTGGTCGTCGTGTGCGAGGGGCGTGACGCCGCGGGCAAGGGCGGCACGATCCAGCGGCTCACCGAGCGGCTCAACCCCCGCGGCGCACGCGTGGTCGCCCTGGACAAGCCCACCGAACGCGAGATGGGCCAGTGGTACTTCCAGCGGTACATCGCGCATCTGCCGACGGCCGGGGAGATCGTCTTCTTCGACCGCTCCTGGTACAACCGGGCCGGCGTCGAGCGCGTGATGGGGTACTGCTCCAAGGACGAGTACGAGCTGTTCCTCGACCAGTGCCCGGCCTTCGAGCGGATGCTGGTCGACGACGGCGTCCTGCTGGTGAAGTTCTGGTTCTCGGTCTCCCGCTCCGAGCAGCGCACGCGCTTCGCGATCCGGCAGGTCGACCCGGTGCGCCAGTGGAAGCTCTCCCCCACCGACTTGGCCTCGCTGGACCGCTGGGACGACTACACCGAGGCGAAGGTCGACATGTTCCGCGCCACGGACACCGCATACGCCCCCTGGACCGTCGTCAAGAGCAACGACAAGCGGCGCGCCCGGCTGGAGACCATGCGCAGTCTGCTGTCGCGCATCGACTACGCCAGCAAGGACCGCGAGGCCGTCGGCACACCCGACCCCCTCATCGTCGGCGCCGCCGACACCCTTCTGGAGCCCGGCGAGGAGGACACCGCACTGTCACCCACTCCGTTGTCCTCCGGCGCCGACGGGCCGGGCAAGCACCCCGAGCACCCCGGGACCGACTGA
- a CDS encoding DUF6411 family protein codes for MVVAVVIVGCVVLAVLAFLVPRLSRHPERGTQRTLGAGARAGGKAPGILGRLFSKPFHTSSRAVSRSGSAGRRSRGRMPF; via the coding sequence ATGGTAGTCGCCGTCGTCATCGTCGGGTGTGTGGTCCTGGCCGTCCTGGCCTTCCTCGTCCCCCGTCTCTCCCGCCATCCCGAGCGCGGCACGCAACGTACCCTCGGTGCCGGGGCCCGGGCCGGTGGCAAGGCGCCCGGCATTCTGGGCCGGCTCTTCAGCAAGCCCTTCCACACCAGCTCGCGCGCGGTGAGCCGCAGCGGTTCGGCAGGTCGCCGCTCCCGCGGCCGCATGCCCTTCTGA
- a CDS encoding thiamine pyrophosphate-binding protein: MTHDHDLVLRPTPAQTEAALNPPPGRGGGDLVVETLAALGATTVFGLPGQHALGMFDALRRSDLRYVGLRVENNAGFAADAYGRITGEAAPLLLSTGPGALTSLAALQEAAAASAPVLAISSQVPTTGLGGGRHGYLHELPDQAASFRGVVKSVHTVRTPSQIPSAIEAAWKSALSAPHGPVWVEVPQDVLLAPTAIPVVTGGDAFPEELPPRPELTAVAADLLSKAARPAIIAGGGVIRADASKKLRRLAETLQAPVVTTPGGKGAFPWTHPLSLQSWIEDRHTTDFLEDADVLLVVGSGLGELSSNYHTFKPRGRIIQIEADLGKLESNHPALGIHADARLALQALLETVTEREDPTAPERVRALLAKVAERIAAQELALEQDVLASVRRALPADSPSFWDMTILAYWAWSAFDAKGPNHMHSAQGAGGLGYAFPAALGAAVADPTRPVLAVSGDGGALYSIAELATARQYGLNVTWLIVDDGGYGILREYMTDAFGEASATELTRPDYVALAESFGVPGVRTTPENLEQDLAKQLASPGPSVVLLPAVLRMFAPTHLD; encoded by the coding sequence GTGACTCACGACCACGACCTGGTGCTCCGCCCGACGCCCGCCCAGACGGAGGCCGCCCTGAACCCTCCCCCCGGCCGGGGCGGCGGAGACCTGGTCGTGGAGACGCTGGCCGCGCTGGGCGCGACGACCGTGTTCGGACTGCCCGGCCAGCACGCGCTGGGCATGTTCGACGCGCTGCGCCGCTCGGACTTGAGGTACGTCGGCCTGCGGGTGGAGAACAACGCCGGCTTCGCTGCCGACGCGTACGGCAGGATCACGGGTGAGGCGGCGCCGCTGCTGCTGTCGACGGGGCCGGGAGCCCTGACGTCGCTGGCGGCGCTCCAGGAGGCGGCCGCGGCCAGCGCCCCCGTCCTGGCGATCAGCAGCCAGGTCCCGACGACCGGGCTCGGCGGCGGACGCCACGGCTATCTGCACGAACTGCCCGACCAGGCGGCCTCGTTCCGGGGCGTGGTGAAGTCGGTCCACACCGTCCGCACCCCGTCGCAGATCCCGTCCGCCATCGAGGCGGCCTGGAAGTCGGCGCTGAGCGCCCCGCACGGGCCGGTGTGGGTGGAGGTCCCGCAGGACGTACTGCTCGCGCCGACGGCGATCCCGGTGGTGACCGGCGGCGACGCCTTCCCCGAGGAGCTGCCGCCGCGCCCCGAACTGACCGCCGTGGCCGCCGACCTGCTGTCGAAGGCGGCCCGCCCGGCGATCATCGCGGGCGGCGGAGTGATCCGGGCGGACGCGTCGAAGAAGCTGCGCCGGCTGGCCGAGACGCTCCAGGCGCCGGTCGTCACGACACCGGGCGGCAAGGGCGCCTTCCCCTGGACGCATCCGCTGTCGCTCCAGTCCTGGATCGAGGACCGCCACACCACGGACTTCCTCGAGGACGCGGACGTCCTGCTCGTCGTCGGCTCGGGTCTCGGTGAACTCTCCTCGAACTACCACACGTTCAAGCCGCGCGGCCGGATCATCCAGATCGAGGCCGACCTCGGCAAGCTGGAGTCCAACCACCCGGCCCTGGGCATCCACGCGGACGCCCGCCTCGCCTTGCAGGCACTGCTGGAGACGGTCACCGAGCGGGAGGACCCGACGGCACCGGAGCGCGTCCGCGCGCTGCTCGCGAAGGTCGCCGAACGCATCGCCGCCCAGGAACTCGCCCTGGAGCAGGACGTGCTGGCGTCCGTCCGCAGGGCGCTCCCCGCCGACTCCCCGTCCTTCTGGGACATGACGATCCTCGCCTACTGGGCCTGGTCGGCCTTCGACGCCAAGGGCCCCAACCACATGCACTCCGCACAGGGCGCGGGCGGCCTCGGCTACGCCTTCCCGGCGGCACTCGGCGCGGCGGTGGCCGACCCGACCCGGCCGGTCCTCGCCGTCTCCGGCGACGGCGGGGCCCTGTACTCGATCGCCGAGCTGGCGACGGCCCGCCAGTACGGCCTGAACGTCACCTGGCTGATCGTCGACGACGGCGGCTACGGCATCCTGCGCGAGTACATGACCGACGCGTTCGGCGAGGCGAGCGCGACGGAACTGACCCGGCCGGACTACGTGGCCCTGGCGGAGTCCTTCGGCGTCCCCGGGGTCCGTACGACCCCGGAGAACCTGGAGCAGGACCTCGCGAAGCAGCTCGCGTCGCCGGGGCCCTCGGTGGTCCTGCTCCCGGCCGTGCTGCGGATGTTCGCGCCGACGCATCTGGACTGA
- the speB gene encoding agmatinase, translating into MSSNETPRGPVDSSRVPRYAGPATFARLPRLDEVGGRADVAVVGVPFDSGVSYRPGARFGGNAIREASRLLRPYNPAQDASPFALAQVADGGDIAVNPFNINEAVETVEAAADDLLGTGARLMTLGGDHTIALPLLRSVAKKHGPVALLHFDAHLDTWDTYFGAEYTHGTPFRRAVEEGVLDTSALSHVGTRGPLYGKQDLTDDEKMGFGIVTSADVYRRGADEVADQLRQRIGDRPLYISIDIDCLDPAHAPGTGTPEAGGMTSRELLEILRGLACCNLVSADVVEVAPAYDHAEITSVAASHTAYELTTIMSRQIAAARKDSEAK; encoded by the coding sequence ATGAGCAGCAACGAGACTCCCCGCGGACCCGTCGACTCCTCGCGCGTTCCGCGGTACGCGGGCCCCGCGACCTTCGCCCGGCTGCCCCGGCTCGACGAGGTCGGCGGGCGGGCCGATGTCGCCGTGGTGGGCGTGCCGTTCGACTCGGGTGTCTCGTACCGGCCGGGCGCCCGCTTCGGCGGCAACGCGATCCGCGAGGCGTCCCGGCTGCTGCGCCCGTACAACCCGGCGCAGGACGCCTCGCCGTTCGCCCTCGCCCAGGTCGCGGACGGCGGCGACATCGCCGTGAACCCGTTCAACATCAACGAGGCCGTCGAGACCGTCGAGGCCGCCGCCGACGACCTGCTCGGCACGGGCGCCCGGCTGATGACCCTCGGCGGCGACCACACCATCGCGCTGCCGCTGCTGCGCTCGGTGGCGAAGAAGCACGGCCCGGTGGCCCTGCTGCACTTCGACGCCCACCTCGACACCTGGGACACGTACTTCGGCGCCGAGTACACCCACGGCACCCCGTTCCGCCGCGCGGTCGAGGAGGGCGTCCTCGACACCTCCGCCCTGTCCCACGTCGGCACGCGCGGCCCGCTCTACGGCAAGCAGGACCTGACCGACGACGAGAAGATGGGCTTCGGCATCGTCACCTCGGCGGACGTCTACCGGCGCGGCGCGGACGAGGTCGCCGACCAGCTCCGCCAGCGCATCGGCGACCGGCCGCTGTACATCTCCATCGACATCGACTGCCTCGACCCGGCCCACGCCCCCGGCACGGGCACCCCCGAGGCCGGCGGCATGACCTCGCGCGAGCTGCTGGAGATCCTGCGCGGCCTGGCGTGCTGCAACCTGGTCTCCGCGGACGTCGTCGAGGTGGCGCCCGCGTACGATCACGCGGAGATCACGTCGGTGGCCGCGTCCCACACGGCGTACGAACTGACCACGATCATGTCCCGCCAGATCGCCGCGGCCCGGAAGGACTCGGAAGCCAAGTGA
- a CDS encoding sodium:solute symporter, with translation MAVDYLVIVVYLAGMLAMGWWGMRRARSKSEFLVAGRRLGPAMYSGTMAAIVLGGASTIGGVGLGYRYGLSGAWMVFTIGLGLLALSVFFSARIARLKVYTVSEMLDLRYGGGRAGVISGVVMWAYTLMLAVTSTIAYATIFDVLFDINRTLAIVLGGSIVVAYSTLGGMWSITLTDMVQFVVKTIGVLLLLLPIAVVKAGGFSEMKDRLPTDYFDPLGIGGETIFTYVLIYTFGMLIGQDIWQRVFTARSDRTAKWGGTVAGTYCLAYALAGAVIGTAARVLYPKLGSPDDAFATIVKEELPVGVRGLVLAAALAAVMSTSSGALIACATVANNDIWSRLRGLGKAAPAEDHDEVRGNRAFILLMGLAVIGTAIAIDNVVEALTVAYNLLVGGLLVPILGGLVWKRGTVYGALASVVVGGLAVIVLMAAHGILANEPVYYGLLASLAAYLVVSLATPATDAAVLAAWRERLSGRAPELASEPVTAPQ, from the coding sequence ATGGCCGTCGACTACCTCGTGATCGTCGTCTACCTGGCCGGCATGCTCGCCATGGGCTGGTGGGGCATGCGCCGCGCCCGCTCCAAGAGCGAGTTCCTGGTGGCCGGCCGCCGGCTCGGCCCGGCCATGTACTCCGGCACCATGGCGGCGATCGTCCTCGGCGGCGCCTCCACCATCGGCGGTGTCGGGCTCGGCTACCGGTACGGCCTGTCCGGCGCCTGGATGGTCTTCACCATCGGCCTCGGTCTGCTCGCCCTCTCCGTCTTCTTCTCCGCCCGCATCGCCCGGCTGAAGGTCTACACCGTCTCCGAGATGCTCGACCTGCGCTACGGAGGCGGCCGGGCCGGCGTCATCTCGGGCGTCGTCATGTGGGCGTACACCCTCATGCTCGCGGTGACCTCGACCATCGCCTACGCCACGATCTTCGACGTCCTGTTCGACATCAACCGCACGCTCGCGATCGTCCTCGGCGGCTCGATCGTCGTGGCGTACTCCACCCTCGGCGGGATGTGGTCGATCACCCTGACGGACATGGTGCAGTTCGTCGTGAAGACCATCGGCGTGCTGCTCCTGCTGCTGCCGATCGCCGTCGTGAAGGCCGGCGGGTTCAGCGAGATGAAGGACCGGCTGCCCACCGACTACTTCGACCCGCTCGGCATCGGCGGCGAGACGATCTTCACCTACGTGCTGATCTACACCTTCGGCATGCTCATCGGGCAGGACATCTGGCAGCGCGTGTTCACCGCCCGCAGCGACCGAACGGCCAAGTGGGGCGGGACCGTCGCCGGCACCTACTGCCTCGCGTACGCCCTCGCCGGCGCCGTCATCGGCACGGCTGCCAGGGTGCTGTACCCGAAGCTCGGCAGCCCGGACGACGCCTTCGCGACCATCGTGAAGGAGGAACTGCCCGTCGGAGTCCGGGGCTTGGTGCTGGCCGCCGCCCTGGCAGCCGTGATGTCGACCTCGTCCGGCGCGCTGATCGCCTGCGCCACCGTCGCCAACAACGACATCTGGTCCCGGCTGCGGGGCCTCGGCAAGGCGGCGCCTGCGGAAGACCACGACGAGGTACGGGGCAACCGCGCCTTCATCCTGCTCATGGGCCTCGCGGTGATCGGCACGGCCATCGCGATCGACAACGTCGTGGAGGCGCTGACCGTCGCCTACAACCTCCTCGTCGGCGGACTGCTCGTGCCGATCCTCGGCGGGCTGGTGTGGAAGCGGGGCACGGTGTACGGCGCCCTCGCCTCCGTCGTGGTCGGCGGGCTCGCGGTCATCGTGCTGATGGCGGCGCACGGCATCCTCGCCAACGAGCCCGTCTACTACGGCCTGCTCGCCTCGCTCGCCGCCTATCTGGTCGTCTCCCTGGCCACCCCCGCCACCGACGCCGCCGTCCTCGCCGCCTGGCGCGAGCGGCTCTCCGGACGGGCCCCCGAACTCGCGTCCGAACCGGTCACGGCTCCCCAGTAG
- a CDS encoding PucR family transcriptional regulator translates to MPDSTVPPTPPVPLSALLAREDLALRRIAGPDDPGTVVHWVHTSEMADPYPYLLGGELLLTAGVHIPEAAGSGTYFDDYVARIVAAGGAALGFGVAPVHDTVPRALVAACERHGLPLLEVPEQTTFSGVARAVWQLMAQARLAELRRVTEAQQSLAAAASRPDPVPSVLRQLAQRLGGWAVLYGPEGAEIAGAGREPAGEAREALAELAGVVRPVDAGAGPPAGTQGAGARPAVESSGAGGATRSGVPGEGGRSGVPGGGGRPGVPGEVGSGVVRSAPTAGARSPGESSRAGGATRSGVPGEGGRSGVPGGGGRPGVPGEVGSGVVRSAPTGGARSPGEFSRAVEPGRAPHTDGPAAQPGGPVGVGRPGGPAEVERPGGLAGARRSRPRDGAPDAGRPQPQPPNRPAPPPQPRTPSPANRPHPTSATDTVSGTHLAAYALGAGRGFVLGVAAPGRAPGDHTIVSVAAVLLSLLTGEQHSGTGAARSSALVRLLLGAAPEDVAPLLGDGRRWVVVHARPDGEGVPDAVAAGALGAALGSALVDPAGDVVRVLLPADPAPDPLPGWTLGVSADVAPEDWPAADTQAARALARARATRAPLLRHGPRPALADLVPPDEAAAHARTLLAPVTAHPALPETLRTWLSLHGSWDRTAVALSVHRNTVRQRIARCATLLGADLDDPDVRMELWFALRQI, encoded by the coding sequence ATGCCGGATTCGACGGTTCCCCCCACACCCCCCGTTCCGCTGTCCGCCCTCCTGGCCCGCGAGGACCTGGCCCTGCGCCGGATCGCAGGCCCCGACGACCCCGGCACCGTCGTCCACTGGGTGCACACCTCGGAGATGGCGGACCCGTATCCGTATCTGCTGGGCGGGGAACTGCTGCTCACGGCGGGCGTGCACATCCCGGAGGCGGCGGGGTCGGGGACGTACTTCGACGACTACGTGGCCCGGATCGTCGCGGCGGGCGGCGCGGCCCTCGGCTTCGGGGTGGCGCCGGTCCACGACACGGTGCCGAGGGCGCTGGTCGCGGCGTGCGAGAGGCACGGCCTGCCGCTGCTGGAGGTGCCGGAGCAGACCACCTTCTCGGGCGTGGCCCGCGCGGTCTGGCAGCTGATGGCCCAGGCCCGCCTGGCCGAACTCCGCCGCGTGACGGAGGCCCAGCAGAGCCTGGCCGCGGCCGCCTCCCGCCCCGACCCGGTCCCGTCGGTCCTCCGGCAACTGGCCCAGCGGCTGGGCGGGTGGGCGGTGCTGTACGGCCCGGAGGGGGCGGAGATCGCGGGGGCGGGCAGGGAGCCCGCGGGCGAGGCGCGCGAGGCGCTGGCGGAGCTGGCGGGAGTGGTGCGGCCGGTGGACGCGGGGGCCGGGCCGCCGGCGGGCACGCAGGGTGCGGGCGCGCGGCCTGCGGTGGAGTCCTCGGGGGCGGGCGGGGCGACGCGGTCGGGCGTGCCTGGCGAGGGCGGACGGTCCGGCGTGCCTGGCGGGGGCGGACGGCCGGGCGTGCCTGGCGAGGTCGGCTCCGGGGTGGTGCGGTCGGCGCCCACTGCGGGCGCGCGGTCTCCGGGCGAGTCCTCGCGGGCGGGCGGGGCGACGCGGTCGGGCGTGCCTGGCGAGGGCGGACGGTCCGGCGTGCCTGGCGGGGGCGGACGGCCGGGCGTGCCTGGCGAGGTCGGCTCCGGGGTGGTGCGGTCGGCGCCCACTGGGGGCGCGCGGTCTCCGGGCGAGTTCTCCCGGGCGGTCGAGCCGGGCAGGGCACCGCACACGGACGGACCGGCGGCGCAGCCGGGCGGTCCCGTCGGTGTCGGACGTCCGGGCGGGCCCGCCGAAGTCGAACGCCCGGGCGGGCTCGCCGGGGCCAGGCGCTCGCGGCCGCGTGACGGGGCACCCGACGCAGGCCGCCCCCAGCCCCAACCACCCAACCGACCCGCGCCCCCGCCTCAGCCCCGGACGCCCTCTCCCGCCAACCGCCCCCACCCCACCTCCGCCACCGACACCGTCTCCGGTACGCATCTCGCCGCCTACGCCCTCGGTGCCGGGCGCGGCTTCGTGCTCGGGGTGGCTGCCCCGGGGCGTGCGCCGGGGGATCACACCATCGTGTCGGTCGCCGCCGTGCTGCTCTCCCTCCTCACCGGGGAGCAGCACAGCGGTACGGGTGCCGCCCGTTCCTCGGCGCTGGTGCGGCTGCTGCTGGGGGCCGCGCCCGAGGACGTCGCACCGCTGCTCGGCGACGGGCGGCGGTGGGTCGTCGTGCACGCCCGTCCGGACGGGGAGGGCGTCCCCGACGCCGTCGCGGCCGGCGCGCTGGGTGCCGCGCTCGGCTCCGCCCTGGTCGACCCGGCGGGCGACGTCGTACGGGTCCTGCTCCCGGCCGACCCGGCACCGGACCCGTTGCCCGGCTGGACCCTGGGCGTCAGCGCCGACGTCGCCCCGGAGGACTGGCCCGCCGCCGACACCCAGGCGGCCCGCGCCCTGGCCCGGGCCCGCGCCACCCGCGCCCCGCTGCTCCGGCACGGACCGCGCCCCGCCCTCGCCGACCTGGTCCCGCCCGACGAGGCGGCGGCCCACGCCCGCACCCTGCTCGCGCCCGTCACGGCCCACCCCGCGCTCCCCGAGACCCTGCGCACCTGGCTCTCCCTGCACGGCAGTTGGGACCGCACGGCCGTCGCCCTGTCCGTGCACCGCAACACCGTGCGGCAGCGCATCGCCCGGTGCGCGACCCTGCTGGGAGCGGACCTGGACGACCCGGACGTCCGCATGGAACTGTGGTTCGCGCTGCGGCAGATCTGA
- a CDS encoding phosphatase: MPIPGTPSRAELVDHLVRTRIAGDVATPRENNLSHYRKLANADRHYWLGLELGDRWSDEQDVLAVMAERVGVNDDPEHRYGQDTIDPELTVAALDRLAGRLRKAADGQQRVLFATGHPGGLLDVHRATASALRAAGCEIVVIPDGLTTEEGYVMQFADVAVLEHGATLWHTHSGEPMKAILTALEREGRPLPDLVVADHGWAGYAGQHGVDSVGYADCNDPALFIAEAEGTVQVTVPLDDHVVSPRHYDPMTAYLLAEAGLS; this comes from the coding sequence ATGCCGATACCCGGGACACCCAGCCGCGCCGAACTCGTCGACCACCTCGTCAGGACGCGCATCGCGGGCGACGTCGCCACCCCCCGCGAGAACAACCTCTCCCACTACCGCAAGCTGGCGAACGCCGACCGCCACTACTGGCTCGGCCTGGAACTCGGCGACCGCTGGAGCGACGAGCAGGACGTCCTCGCGGTGATGGCGGAACGAGTCGGCGTGAACGACGACCCCGAGCACCGGTACGGCCAGGACACCATCGACCCGGAGCTGACCGTCGCGGCCCTGGACCGGCTCGCCGGGCGGCTGCGCAAGGCGGCGGACGGGCAGCAGCGGGTGCTCTTCGCCACCGGCCACCCCGGCGGCCTGCTCGACGTGCACCGCGCGACCGCGTCCGCCCTGCGCGCGGCCGGCTGCGAGATCGTCGTCATCCCGGACGGGCTGACGACCGAGGAGGGTTACGTCATGCAGTTCGCGGACGTGGCGGTGCTGGAGCACGGCGCCACCCTGTGGCACACCCACTCGGGCGAGCCGATGAAGGCCATCCTGACCGCCCTGGAGCGCGAGGGCCGCCCGCTGCCCGACCTGGTCGTCGCCGACCACGGCTGGGCGGGCTACGCGGGACAGCACGGCGTGGACTCCGTCGGCTACGCCGACTGCAACGACCCGGCCCTCTTCATCGCCGAGGCCGAGGGCACCGTACAGGTGACGGTGCCCCTCGACGACCACGTGGTCAGCCCCCGCCACTACGACCCGATGACGGCGTACCTGCTGGCGGAGGCGGGCCTCAGCTAG
- a CDS encoding acyl-CoA thioesterase, with amino-acid sequence MSQALQDLLDLLDLEQIEEDIFRGRSRSAVVPRVFGGQVAAQALVAAGRTVPEDRPAHSLHAYFLRPGDPGAPIVYTVDRIRDGRSFTTRRVVAVQHGKPIFHLSASFQVYEDGLDHQERMPDAPDPATLPTGEERLRGYGHLDPAVVEKFLEARAAVDLRYVDEPPYGKFGEPREPHSQVWFRTNGKLGGAVDEPLLHVVLATYVSDMTLLDSVLLAHGRGGWAVGDVVGASLDHAMWFHRPFRADEWLLYDQESPSAYGGRGLGQARIYTQDGRLAITVIQEGVVRVPREPGTS; translated from the coding sequence ATGAGTCAGGCACTACAGGACCTCCTCGATCTGCTCGACCTGGAGCAGATCGAGGAGGACATCTTCCGCGGCCGGTCCCGGTCCGCCGTCGTCCCGCGGGTCTTCGGCGGGCAGGTCGCGGCCCAGGCGCTCGTCGCCGCCGGGCGGACCGTCCCCGAGGACCGGCCCGCGCACTCCCTCCACGCGTACTTCCTGCGCCCCGGTGACCCCGGCGCGCCCATCGTCTACACCGTCGACCGGATCCGCGACGGCCGCTCCTTCACCACCCGCCGGGTGGTCGCCGTCCAGCACGGCAAGCCGATCTTCCACCTCTCGGCGTCGTTCCAGGTGTACGAGGACGGGCTGGACCACCAGGAGCGCATGCCGGACGCGCCCGATCCCGCCACGCTGCCCACCGGTGAGGAACGGCTGCGCGGCTACGGGCACCTCGACCCGGCGGTCGTGGAGAAGTTCCTGGAGGCCCGGGCCGCCGTCGATCTGCGCTACGTCGACGAGCCGCCGTACGGGAAGTTCGGCGAGCCGCGCGAGCCGCACTCGCAGGTGTGGTTCCGGACCAACGGCAAACTGGGCGGCGCTGTTGACGAACCGCTGCTGCACGTCGTCCTCGCCACCTACGTCTCCGACATGACGCTGCTCGACTCCGTGCTGCTCGCGCACGGGCGGGGCGGCTGGGCCGTCGGGGACGTCGTCGGAGCCTCCCTCGACCACGCGATGTGGTTCCACCGGCCGTTCCGCGCCGACGAATGGCTGCTCTACGACCAGGAGTCCCCGTCCGCGTACGGCGGCCGGGGACTGGGACAGGCCCGCATCTACACGCAGGACGGGCGGCTGGCCATCACGGTGATCCAGGAGGGCGTGGTCCGCGTCCCGCGCGAGCCGGGCACTAGCTGA
- a CDS encoding acyl-CoA dehydrogenase family protein — MRRTVFNEDHEAFRETLRAFIEAEVVPVYDEWFAAGQAPRDFYYKLGELGIFGINVPEEFGGAGLDSHKFEAVLYEETARAGVQFGGSGVHVLLALPYIKMLATDEQKKRYLPKFVTGEEMWAIAMTEPGTGSDLAGMKSTAKLSEDGTHYVLNGAKTFITGGVHADRVIVCARTAAPTAEDRRHGISLFAVDTKSEGYSVGRKLDKLGLKTSDTAELAFVDVKVPVEDLLGEENKGFYYLGHNLASERWGIAFGAYAQAKAAVRFAKQYVQERTVFGKPVAHFQNTKFELAACQAEVDAAEAVADRATEALDAGELTPAEAASAKLFCTEVAHRVIDRCLQLHGGYGYMNEYPIARLYADNRVNRIYGGTSEIMKTIIAKDMGL, encoded by the coding sequence GTGCGCCGTACGGTGTTCAACGAGGATCACGAGGCGTTCCGGGAGACCCTGCGCGCCTTCATCGAGGCCGAGGTCGTACCGGTGTACGACGAGTGGTTCGCGGCGGGCCAGGCGCCCCGCGACTTCTACTACAAGCTCGGTGAGCTGGGCATCTTCGGGATCAACGTCCCCGAGGAGTTCGGCGGCGCGGGCCTGGACAGCCACAAGTTCGAGGCCGTGCTCTACGAGGAGACCGCTCGCGCGGGCGTCCAGTTCGGCGGCTCCGGCGTGCACGTGCTGCTCGCCCTGCCCTACATCAAGATGCTCGCCACCGACGAGCAGAAGAAGCGCTACCTGCCGAAGTTCGTCACCGGCGAGGAGATGTGGGCCATCGCGATGACGGAGCCGGGCACCGGTTCCGACCTCGCGGGCATGAAGTCCACCGCCAAGCTGAGTGAGGACGGCACGCACTACGTCCTCAACGGCGCCAAGACCTTCATCACCGGCGGCGTCCACGCCGACCGCGTGATCGTCTGCGCCCGGACCGCCGCCCCGACCGCCGAGGACCGCCGCCACGGCATCTCCCTGTTCGCCGTCGACACCAAGTCCGAGGGCTACTCGGTCGGCCGCAAGCTCGACAAGCTCGGCCTGAAGACCTCCGACACCGCCGAGCTGGCGTTCGTCGACGTCAAGGTGCCCGTCGAGGACCTCCTCGGCGAGGAGAACAAGGGCTTCTACTACCTCGGCCACAACCTGGCCTCGGAGCGCTGGGGCATCGCCTTCGGCGCCTACGCCCAGGCCAAGGCCGCCGTCCGGTTCGCCAAGCAGTACGTGCAGGAGCGCACGGTCTTCGGCAAGCCCGTCGCCCACTTCCAGAACACCAAGTTCGAGCTGGCCGCCTGCCAGGCCGAGGTGGACGCCGCCGAGGCCGTCGCCGACCGCGCGACCGAGGCCCTCGACGCCGGTGAGCTCACCCCCGCCGAGGCCGCCTCCGCGAAGCTGTTCTGCACCGAGGTCGCCCACCGCGTCATCGACCGCTGCCTCCAGCTGCACGGCGGCTACGGCTACATGAACGAGTACCCGATCGCCCGCCTGTACGCGGACAACCGCGTCAACCGCATCTACGGCGGCACCAGCGAGATCATGAAGACGATCATCGCGAAGGACATGGGCCTGTAA